Part of the Benincasa hispida cultivar B227 chromosome 12, ASM972705v1, whole genome shotgun sequence genome is shown below.
GACGTGATAATTCTGTAGAACTACTTGTACATTTGGGTAGAGGTGCGAAACGTCTTAAGAGAGCGAGATCCATAACTTAGCTTGTAACGAGTTTCTTTTTTATAAGTTCTATTTTCTGACGACTATCGTTCGTGACCATTTGTTGTTGTCATCTTCTGTCCATCGGAAAGTAGCAGTTCCAACAACTGCGAATTGGCATCAGTTTATCTCAAATGTTTCAGTATTTAGAACATTAAGATACTAACAAGGGCTCAATTTTTCGCAGAAATGTTCATTATCATCTATTtaataatcatttcgtttttttgttttctattttcaaaatttatatttgtttgtttcaagtttttaattataattttcacaTTTCTCAACAAAACACTTAGGATGTGTTTGACTCCATAGTTGAGAAGTAGGAATTATgatcttctttccttttttggtCCAAGGAGTTTGTGGGTCCTActcctaaaaaaataaaacttatatCTTATCAACTCCTTATACGGTGGATCCCAGAACTTCATAATTGCTTAACTTCTTAACTCCtagctaaatttaaaaaaaaacctaaaataattatatttattaatttctttaCAATAagcatataaatttaaaattttatgaaaaatgatATAATAAGTTCTCACTCCAAGTACACAGTTAAAAAagttcttttatatatttaatgaattatATAGAACgtttatacaatataaaattgataatttctttagagaaaaataacatttaaagctattttttttaaaaaaattatgaattttgagaATGTTATTTAATGGTTAATTTTTGTGTTagtcaaataattcatttttatgcaaaaaaaaaactttattttattaaaagtaaTGAATTTATGAAGAATTGCACAATGTTGGTTGTTAAAATTGGTAAGTGAGATAGAATTGAACCGAGCgttaaaattccaacatttaaaatcaaaattgttaaaattgaaagtttgggATCAAGTTGACACAAATGTAATCATGATCGAAAGCAATCCAATTACATTTGTAATTGTGACCTATTACGATTGATTTATCAATGAAATCTCATTACCATTACACCAATTTTCGTTACTGAATGGTAAACATAGTCCAAGTGTAAATTGACATTACACTATCATTTTGCACGATGAGGGACAATAATAAGTactttattgaaataaaaatacacaaaagagatacaatgaaaaaaaaaaagataaaaaaaggcATAAATACTAGggaagaaattaaataaaaagttgtGTTTAGAACATGCATAATTAAGTTTTTAGGTATAATTAAAGCAGGGTAAATTAAGTAGATTAGGGTTTGGATTTGTTGAGTCCTTTATGATTAAACATTGCAAGAACAGGTTCTttgctcatcttcttcttgtacATCTCTTGAAAGCTAATGGGATTCTCGATCACTGGCTTCTCCCCTTCCTCGACTTTCAATGGATAAACAATGGCTTCTGGTGCTGGATATTGAAACGTAGCTATTGACAATCTATTGCTCTTTGAGTTCGCCAATGCTCTATGATCCGCACTCTTGAACCTCCCATTGCTAAGATACTATCATTTTTCGACATCTAAATCATTAACgtctcgtttgataatcatttggattttgaaatttaagtttataaatactacttccaTCTataaatctttatatttttgttatccatttttgaaaactaaaaatagtaggatttgtttgataactattctgTAGAAGGGGTTTAAAAAGGCTAGTCTTGTTTTGTATACTAACAAAAACGTAgttattaaaaactttttttcacTTTTGGAAATTGGTTAAGgatttgaattttttagttAGGAAAGATGAAAGTTGTGGTAAAGAAGTTGTGAGAAAATAAGTATAGTTTTCAAAACatttagaacaaaaaaaaattgtttggaTATGTCTGAAGCatatttttaattcataaaaacttggtttttgatgatatgaaaattacatttaaaagtgtagaatttaaaattaaattaattttgagggaTTAAAACTTAAAAGTATGTTCAAGAgtgattttcaaaatgataaatgtgGTTTTGacgattttaaaatcactctcaaacattattatttttagaattgaTTTAAGAATGCAAGTGTTTCTTTAATATAAGTGAAAACTATGATAGAAAAATGGGAACGAAACGTCAAAAAGAGTGTAACTCATCTGACATAGTGCTCGTGTTATCGATTTCGAGATCTGAGGTTTGATTCCCTTGtcccatactttaattacaatacatttgaaaaaaaagagaaggacaccaatttaaatttcaaaaattgaaaacttaaaaCCAAAACATTATTATTGGAGGGGTCCTGAGCAATAATTGgcataaatctaataaacttttCATCATTTGAAGAAtccttaaaagaaaatatattttcacgTGTATACAATGAATTATTTAACATTAGACTAATATAATTAATGGATTTGAATAAGAAAAATGcataactaaattttaaaattatgtcaAAATGAGCCTGATTCAACTGTTATAATATTATACTATCAATCAGAGGTTCGATTTTCATTCCCTCATATTTAATtcaatactttaaaaaaattaattatataaaaaatatttttttagttgttaTTATTAAATGTAAAGAGGGAAGAAGGGTACATACATGACCATGGTCCCCAATGTTGACTACAAAAGCTCCTTCCATGGGTGGGATGTTGATCCATGATTTGGCCCCATCTTTGGTAGCTTGTAGACCACCTACTTGATCCTGTAATTATTTATAGATTATAATTTTCATCAAATTATTAATACTTTtaggaaattttttaaaaatagaaaaataagagaaattatttatacaaaatagcaaaattttaatattctttgatagagaccgatagaagtctatcaatgttatcaatgtttttttttttttgctatttctattaatggtttgacattttttctatgggtgaaaattttacatatttttattaacatacatttcataatcctaaGGATTTGGCatgaatagaatagaaataGCATCCatatatggatgaaatattGAAATATACAAAGTATAGatgtttcttaaaattaaagggTAATTTGtgtttgatatttgaatttgaattttatgattttagaattttcaagttattttgaaatttatgtcaaTAAACATGTCCTTTAAGTTGACTAAATCTTGAGAATGTCTCCTAAAAATAAATTAGGATGCGTTTGTAATATATGCCACGTCAAAAGAAAATGTACCACATATATActtaaaatgaattatttaatggttttttcaaaaggaaaatCTTTTCGTTCTAAACATGGATAGAAGTAACAATTTAGCCTTTTAACTATAGTTAGTAATGATTTGttattatacttttaaatttgtaataatttaatctttaataaataacaattttgtCGTTATACTTTAGaacttataacaatttagtctttatcaCGAAAAATCTTTTCATAATTAAGAATCAAAACTTTATTATGTAACTACTTAATCTTTATATAGAGattataaaattttttatcAATCTACATgtgaaagaaatttcattaaatcttaataataattttcataattaaaattaattcgttacaaattataaaatacATTAACTAAATTGATatctattaaaatttaaaggctaaattgttataaatttcaaaatatatgagACTAAACCATTACTAACTAAAGTTtatagactaaattattatacgaaaaaatggtttttaaacttatttataGATTTGAGGACCAACGTAGGTTATGTATCCATTGATGTCGTTGtacttatttcctctcatattGTTGACTagggttttaaaaaaaagactttgaaagattaaagacaaaaaaaaaagagtaagatCATATATTAAAGTAGAGTTAGGTGGTTGCCTGTAATAATATGGTAATGGTTCCAGGGTCGGTGTGTCGAGGGAGTCCGAGCTCGAGATCGGAGTTGGAACATTTGGGGTAAAAATTAGTCAAAATCTTTTGATTCAACTCTCCACATGCTTTCTTCAGAGCTCCCTTCTCCAGATCCATGGCTTCCGACAACACTTCCAATATTTTCGAAGCTAAATCCATCAACTTTTCACTAAATTCCTTCGTTGTCCCAATCCAGTCCTCCGGCTTGTCCGGCCACTCCGAGTAGTTCCGATCTCTACTCGGATACGTAAAGAACGTTACCACTTCCCTCCAATCTTCTACTTCTCCCTGAAAATTTCATCaccaatcatttttttttttttttttgtttcatgtaAATAACAGAGAAGTGAAGTTGTTTATGTAAAACAGAGCGTTTAAGTTTAGAGATACCTTTCGTCGAGTGGAGATCATGAATCCGCCTCTCTTGCCGGACGACATGTCGAATCGGAGCTTCTCTTCCCGTGGCAAATAGTAAAACTCAGTGGTCAGACGAATCATGTCGGCAATAAGTTTGGGGTCAATGCCGTGGTCAACCATCAGGAATATTCCCCACGCTTCGCACGCCTCCACGATCTTCTTCTTCACCGCGGGCATGCGGCCGTCATCGTCGATTCCGGCAAGGGAAATGACTGGGATTTGATGATCGTCGGTAAAACTGGCCATGGCGACGGACGGTGGAATTTGTGGTATAGAAATGGGGGGAGAGTAAAAGAGGATTTATATGCGTGAAAGAGTTGTTAGA
Proteins encoded:
- the LOC120068304 gene encoding naringenin,2-oxoglutarate 3-dioxygenase-like yields the protein MASFTDDHQIPVISLAGIDDDGRMPAVKKKIVEACEAWGIFLMVDHGIDPKLIADMIRLTTEFYYLPREEKLRFDMSSGKRGGFMISTRRKGEVEDWREVVTFFTYPSRDRNYSEWPDKPEDWIGTTKEFSEKLMDLASKILEVLSEAMDLEKGALKKACGELNQKILTNFYPKCSNSDLELGLPRHTDPGTITILLQDQVGGLQATKDGAKSWINIPPMEGAFVVNIGDHGHYLSNGRFKSADHRALANSKSNRLSIATFQYPAPEAIVYPLKVEEGEKPVIENPISFQEMYKKKMSKEPVLAMFNHKGLNKSKP